The following are encoded together in the Candidatus Bandiella woodruffii genome:
- a CDS encoding cell division protein FtsQ/DivIB translates to MLRKKLLKFFVIIFCITVPWHFLQNTHYGQKLLRSLILKFDDLTQVKEIQVIGNHLLTTANILEIVNIKKGDTLYKQSAQNVRDKLLSENEIKDVSVQINYSGVIKIAVEEREPFAIWWHNNTPWLIDKDGKKILQIYDKQGYNDLIIIFGKNIEDKLNVFLNIVSAWTLYREIITMHYIGNRRWDIYLNNNIVIKLPEQNIGAALEYAGKLLGNTRYKNKVDIIDLRLYPKKIFLKIKDKV, encoded by the coding sequence ATGTTGCGTAAAAAATTATTGAAATTTTTCGTAATAATTTTTTGTATTACGGTGCCCTGGCACTTTTTACAAAATACTCATTATGGACAAAAACTCCTTCGCTCTCTGATTTTAAAATTTGATGATCTCACCCAAGTTAAAGAAATACAAGTCATTGGCAATCATCTTTTGACAACAGCGAACATATTGGAAATTGTAAATATCAAAAAGGGAGACACCCTGTACAAACAATCTGCGCAAAATGTTAGGGATAAACTTCTTTCAGAAAACGAAATTAAAGACGTGAGCGTTCAAATCAATTACTCAGGCGTAATTAAGATTGCGGTCGAAGAGAGAGAGCCTTTTGCTATTTGGTGGCACAATAACACTCCATGGCTAATTGACAAGGACGGCAAAAAAATACTTCAAATTTATGATAAACAAGGTTACAATGACCTAATTATAATTTTTGGAAAAAACATTGAGGATAAATTAAACGTTTTTCTCAATATCGTTTCTGCGTGGACGTTATATAGGGAGATTATAACCATGCATTATATAGGAAACAGAAGGTGGGATATATATCTGAACAATAATATCGTTATAAAACTACCAGAACAAAACATAGGTGCCGCTTTAGAATATGCTGGAAAGCTTCTGGGTAACACAAGGTATAAAAATAAGGTTGATATAATAGATTTAAGATTATATCCAAAAAAAATATTTTTGAAGATAAAAGATAAGGTATGA
- a CDS encoding ankyrin repeat domain-containing protein has product MENFKMEVNMKLDSFLYWDVLIVTYDMKLRVAASLGQLEVVGDLLIYGTCTTSGVDAALHHATKHGYIEIVKVLLHDEKCGHNGVEKALSSAVRFQRLEILQILLQNERCSCNAVEKALLSSIIHNYVEAMELLLRSDKCRLEELWMGLEFAVSNGNLSILQRLLQSELCSEEEVGRILSFVMKGHNLEMMKVVLQNERCSEGVVGKALLSAVSDGRLEVAKLLLQSGKCTKDCIKKAIILLGLIEHDKEMEEIFIDHRLSKGDGNIKRKMTEKSSNNNENKLKDAKKETDHIEFGGDNYNEADFKRVADLFGYTHYGRKWLKEYFEENRDFFIEQLKFHKQDFHLEFSKGLSETMINLSINFWECCHKIDKMLK; this is encoded by the coding sequence GTGGAAAATTTTAAAATGGAAGTAAATATGAAGCTCGACTCTTTTCTCTATTGGGATGTTTTGATCGTCACTTATGACATGAAATTGAGAGTTGCAGCATCGTTGGGTCAGTTGGAAGTGGTAGGGGACTTGTTAATATATGGGACATGTACCACAAGTGGTGTTGATGCGGCGTTACACCATGCAACAAAGCATGGATATATAGAAATAGTCAAAGTATTGTTGCATGATGAAAAATGTGGTCATAACGGTGTAGAAAAAGCGCTATCATCAGCAGTACGTTTTCAACGTTTGGAAATATTGCAGATATTGTTGCAAAATGAAAGGTGCAGTTGTAATGCGGTGGAAAAAGCGCTGTTATCCTCAATAATTCATAATTATGTAGAAGCAATGGAGCTATTGTTACGGAGCGATAAATGTCGTTTAGAAGAGTTATGGATGGGATTGGAGTTCGCTGTTAGTAATGGGAATCTAAGTATATTGCAAAGGTTATTACAAAGCGAGCTATGCAGTGAGGAGGAAGTTGGTAGGATATTATCTTTTGTGATGAAAGGTCATAATTTGGAAATGATGAAGGTGGTATTGCAGAATGAAAGATGTAGTGAGGGGGTGGTTGGAAAAGCGTTACTATCTGCAGTAAGTGACGGACGCCTGGAAGTTGCAAAGTTATTATTGCAGAGTGGTAAATGTACTAAAGATTGTATTAAAAAAGCGATCATACTACTGGGATTAATAGAACACGATAAAGAAATGGAAGAAATTTTTATTGATCATAGATTAAGTAAGGGAGATGGTAATATAAAGCGAAAAATGACAGAAAAAAGCTCCAATAACAATGAAAATAAGCTTAAAGATGCAAAGAAAGAAACTGACCATATAGAATTCGGTGGAGACAATTATAACGAGGCAGATTTTAAACGTGTTGCTGATCTCTTTGGTTATACACATTATGGAAGAAAATGGCTAAAAGAATATTTTGAAGAAAATAGAGATTTTTTTATTGAACAATTAAAATTTCATAAACAAGATTTTCATTTAGAATTTAGCAAGGGGCTATCAGAAACAATGATTAACTTGAGTATAAATTTCTGGGAGTGTTGCCATAAGATAGATAAGATGCTAAAATGA
- a CDS encoding SEC59/DGK1/VTE5 family protein, which yields MQKIPSPCLTIEIYRKAIHLLGVIIPVLYHFIDQKSMIVAIASLLFLSFFMDMLRIKFDVTDAWFLKKMGVSQIFRSHEKSGFSALTFAFVGMMLCVLISSKPVFNLAVCILTFSDTAAAIVGILFGTKKINGKSIEGSCAFFIVSCILSLVIAHVYVQGMGFLLTAFCASLVATLVELFSKNSNINDNMSIPISVSIIMYAF from the coding sequence ATGCAAAAAATTCCCTCTCCGTGTCTTACCATAGAAATTTATAGGAAAGCTATACACTTGTTGGGTGTGATTATACCGGTGTTATATCACTTTATCGATCAAAAAAGCATGATTGTTGCTATTGCAAGCCTTTTGTTTCTATCATTTTTTATGGATATGCTACGCATTAAATTCGATGTAACAGACGCTTGGTTTTTAAAAAAAATGGGGGTATCTCAGATATTCAGAAGTCACGAAAAAAGTGGATTTTCGGCCTTAACATTCGCTTTTGTTGGTATGATGTTATGTGTGCTCATCTCATCAAAGCCAGTTTTTAATCTTGCTGTGTGTATTTTAACATTCTCTGACACTGCTGCGGCGATAGTTGGTATTCTATTTGGCACTAAAAAAATTAATGGCAAAAGTATTGAAGGCAGTTGTGCATTTTTTATTGTTTCCTGTATATTAAGCTTAGTTATTGCTCATGTCTATGTACAAGGTATGGGTTTTCTGCTAACTGCATTTTGTGCATCTCTGGTTGCAACACTTGTTGAGTTGTTCTCTAAGAATAGTAATATCAACGATAACATGTCCATCCCTATATCAGTAAGCATCATTATGTATGCATTCTAA
- a CDS encoding M15 family metallopeptidase, with product MEKHGFENLWTEWWHYTLIDEPYKDQYFDFTVK from the coding sequence ATGGAAAAGCACGGATTTGAGAATTTATGGACAGAATGGTGGCATTACACGCTGATAGATGAGCCATATAAAGATCAATATTTTGACTTTACAGTAAAGTAG
- a CDS encoding IS6 family transposase, translating to MEVSHETIRAWCIKFGKRFLDIIKKKQRKVKDKWHLDEMSIKINGKYFILWRAVDEDGYEIDVFLQTRRNKKSAIRFLSRLLQSNPVPRVIVTDKLKSYTKPIKEMCPKTEHRRHKGLNNRVENAHQPTRRKEKCLIKFKSPSGVQQTLSLMGKIRNIFSVDVGRYINSSSKQKEMFFEAKSIWDHAAQSIAAA from the coding sequence ATAGAAGTAAGCCATGAAACGATAAGAGCATGGTGTATTAAATTTGGAAAAAGGTTTTTAGATATAATCAAGAAGAAGCAGAGGAAAGTAAAGGATAAATGGCATTTGGATGAGATGAGCATTAAAATTAACGGTAAATATTTTATTTTGTGGAGAGCTGTAGATGAAGATGGATATGAGATAGATGTCTTCCTACAGACCAGACGTAATAAAAAGTCTGCGATAAGGTTTTTATCAAGATTATTACAATCAAATCCAGTACCCAGAGTAATCGTGACAGATAAATTAAAAAGCTATACCAAACCTATAAAAGAAATGTGCCCTAAAACAGAGCATAGGCGCCATAAAGGATTAAATAATAGGGTTGAAAATGCACACCAACCAACACGCAGGAAAGAGAAATGCCTAATAAAATTCAAATCTCCTTCTGGGGTACAGCAAACTCTTTCTTTGATGGGAAAAATAAGGAACATATTTTCAGTAGATGTGGGCAGGTATATTAACAGTTCTAGCAAGCAAAAAGAAATGTTTTTCGAAGCTAAATCTATTTGGGATCACGCCGCTCAATCCATAGCTGCTGCATAA
- a CDS encoding UvrD-helicase domain-containing protein yields MKAGISTSIKIQQQASNPENSVYLAASAGTGKTKTLVDRVLRFLLDGVKIEEILCITFTNAAANEMLERLKSRLESWFLMPEECLSLSIKELIGKEVTVHQLQYAKQLYTICLNNFEKFRIQTLHSFCAEVLSQLHYIDGNELDKIKIIDNYTKKRLIEVAYEKVAVSSRSKIEVDLAITRLAHKYDYTDLLNLVFNLLSQKQNLYNFLNSHGSIQELVDEQYKFFRANKQLPADDITDRFITHNMDELTADIKHSQGEETLRTINEWCEGDLSFRKVNLSEYIDCFLTKSMEPRIRLPFSKHFRDNSLAFIDLYKLEQQRIIDFLEAKTAYEQAEFMQYLIIFINQITIEYEKLKEELGYLEYDDLILKVLMLFEENNDAETLLFSLNLYPTHILIDEAQDLSKSQWRLMQKVIGSLGNSKNTIFMVGDYKQSIYGFQGAEPEYFLEINQLYKTKFTSWECLELTHSFRSQKEILEAVDKIFNSVGLTDNLVHIAIKEGIGKVNVIQHSYQEPKKDRDTEWSLPQKEIKMLDKKQHSAKELALFIEHLLGGGNVEPQDIMVLFRKRGEKVGYFIEELRKKNISVSQTDQVNLNENILILDLLSLVKFFLLPEDDLNLASLLKSSLFCFSEDALFKITYGREENTLWAVLQDVYPKISKTLSELKEEYQSGSIYQFYTNILYKRQFIRNLNKEFGSSSYEVVDIFLDKVLEFENTYHRGGQSFIEWIQANAQISIKNDHIQGVRVITAHAAKGLQSPIVIIADASDSENLPTDNYFWHEDRLIVQYSSQYEILALTKIKHAKNIKAKQESLRLLYVAMTRAENELYIFGDEKGRDGSWYGIAKSILPENCVLFENLTLNKMELKSDAVKSVEVPTFLKNKHDVGKNQVHRPVASTGEQIYSNLSVVRGVFIHKILSEISKIPERSWVPYIQNLANMEEFKVIEDEEVDNIIRITQIIVSKFPKIFYGQNVLSEVNIKTDLDGELMLARIDKLVINDEGIEIIEIKADKSKRINPNMLPLEYKKQLEIYKKCISLAYPGKNITYKVLSFYQQKLLEFN; encoded by the coding sequence ATAAGCACCTCCATAAAAATTCAACAGCAAGCATCAAACCCAGAAAATAGCGTTTATCTGGCTGCATCTGCTGGAACTGGTAAAACAAAAACATTGGTGGACAGAGTCCTAAGGTTCTTATTGGATGGTGTAAAGATAGAAGAAATTCTGTGCATCACCTTTACTAACGCAGCTGCGAACGAAATGCTCGAGAGATTAAAAAGTAGGCTTGAATCTTGGTTTTTAATGCCAGAAGAATGTTTGAGTCTTAGTATAAAAGAGCTAATTGGGAAAGAAGTAACCGTACATCAATTGCAATATGCAAAACAGCTTTATACTATCTGCCTTAATAATTTTGAAAAATTCAGAATACAAACACTCCATTCGTTTTGTGCAGAAGTGCTAAGCCAATTACACTATATAGATGGAAATGAGCTGGATAAAATAAAAATCATAGATAATTATACAAAAAAACGGTTAATAGAAGTGGCCTATGAAAAGGTAGCCGTCTCTTCCCGTTCGAAAATAGAGGTAGACTTGGCAATTACTAGGCTGGCTCATAAGTATGACTATACCGACCTTCTGAATTTAGTTTTTAATCTGCTTTCTCAAAAGCAGAATCTCTATAATTTTTTAAACTCTCACGGATCAATTCAAGAATTGGTTGATGAGCAATACAAGTTTTTTCGCGCAAATAAACAGCTGCCCGCGGATGATATAACGGACAGATTCATAACACACAATATGGATGAATTGACAGCAGACATAAAACATTCGCAAGGGGAAGAAACTTTGCGAACAATCAACGAATGGTGTGAAGGTGATTTGAGTTTTCGCAAGGTTAACCTTAGTGAGTATATAGATTGTTTCTTAACAAAAAGCATGGAACCAAGAATAAGGTTACCATTTAGCAAGCACTTCAGAGACAATAGTCTTGCCTTTATAGATTTATATAAACTTGAGCAGCAAAGGATTATAGATTTTCTTGAAGCGAAAACTGCTTATGAACAAGCTGAGTTCATGCAATACTTAATTATTTTTATTAACCAAATCACCATCGAATATGAAAAGCTAAAAGAAGAACTGGGTTATTTAGAATACGATGATTTAATTTTAAAAGTGCTAATGTTGTTCGAGGAGAATAACGATGCGGAAACCTTATTGTTTTCTCTTAACCTTTATCCAACGCATATCTTGATTGATGAAGCTCAGGATTTAAGTAAAAGCCAATGGCGGTTAATGCAAAAAGTTATAGGGAGTTTAGGGAACTCAAAAAATACCATTTTTATGGTTGGGGACTATAAACAATCAATCTATGGGTTCCAAGGCGCAGAGCCAGAATATTTTTTGGAAATTAATCAACTATATAAAACTAAGTTTACGTCATGGGAGTGTTTGGAGTTAACTCATTCGTTTCGTTCTCAAAAAGAAATTTTAGAGGCTGTTGATAAGATTTTTAACTCAGTTGGACTGACTGATAACCTGGTGCATATAGCAATCAAAGAGGGAATCGGCAAAGTTAATGTTATCCAACATTCTTATCAGGAACCCAAAAAAGATAGAGATACAGAGTGGAGTTTGCCGCAAAAAGAAATAAAAATGCTGGATAAAAAACAGCATAGTGCAAAAGAACTGGCACTTTTTATAGAGCACCTTTTAGGGGGGGGCAATGTAGAGCCTCAAGACATAATGGTGTTGTTTAGGAAAAGGGGAGAAAAGGTAGGATATTTTATTGAAGAACTAAGGAAAAAGAATATTAGTGTATCTCAGACAGATCAGGTGAATTTGAATGAAAACATCTTGATTCTTGATTTGCTATCATTGGTGAAATTTTTTTTGTTACCCGAGGATGATCTTAACTTAGCGAGTCTTCTTAAGTCTTCACTTTTTTGCTTCTCTGAAGATGCTTTGTTTAAAATTACGTATGGAAGAGAAGAAAATACGCTATGGGCTGTTTTACAAGATGTTTATCCAAAAATAAGTAAGACCTTATCAGAACTTAAAGAAGAGTATCAAAGTGGTTCAATCTATCAGTTTTATACTAATATATTGTATAAACGCCAGTTTATCAGAAACTTGAACAAAGAATTTGGTAGTAGTAGTTATGAAGTGGTTGATATATTTCTGGATAAAGTATTAGAATTTGAAAACACGTATCACAGGGGAGGACAGTCTTTTATAGAGTGGATTCAAGCCAATGCCCAGATATCAATCAAGAATGACCACATCCAAGGAGTCAGGGTCATAACTGCGCACGCGGCAAAAGGTCTGCAATCACCCATCGTCATAATAGCAGATGCCTCTGATTCAGAAAATCTGCCAACCGATAATTATTTTTGGCATGAAGACCGACTGATTGTCCAATATTCAAGCCAGTATGAGATACTTGCTCTTACAAAAATAAAGCATGCAAAAAACATTAAAGCGAAGCAAGAAAGCTTAAGATTGCTTTATGTGGCAATGACAAGAGCTGAAAATGAGCTTTATATATTTGGTGATGAAAAGGGTAGAGATGGAAGTTGGTATGGTATTGCAAAAAGTATATTACCGGAGAATTGTGTTTTATTTGAGAACTTAACGCTGAATAAAATGGAGTTAAAAAGCGATGCTGTAAAAAGTGTTGAGGTCCCTACTTTTTTAAAAAATAAACATGACGTAGGAAAAAACCAAGTACATAGACCTGTCGCGTCTACTGGAGAGCAGATATACTCAAATTTATCTGTTGTACGTGGAGTTTTTATTCACAAGATTCTGTCTGAAATTTCAAAAATTCCAGAACGAAGTTGGGTCCCTTATATTCAAAATTTAGCTAATATGGAGGAATTTAAGGTGATAGAGGATGAAGAAGTGGATAATATCATAAGAATAACGCAGATTATCGTGAGCAAGTTCCCTAAAATTTTTTATGGGCAGAATGTATTATCCGAAGTAAACATAAAAACTGATCTTGATGGAGAATTGATGCTGGCAAGAATTGATAAACTTGTTATAAACGATGAGGGCATAGAGATCATTGAAATCAAGGCTGATAAATCAAAGCGAATCAACCCCAATATGCTTCCTCTCGAATACAAAAAGCAGCTAGAGATATACAAAAAGTGCATATCCCTAGCATATCCAGGTAAGAACATCACATACAAAGTTCTTAGTTTCTATCAACAAAAGTTGCTAGAATTTAACTAA
- a CDS encoding porin: MAAVLIGTFCTSADAKVKVKVSGSIDSQWSSIQQAEPFKYKNPSDTTKDKLSSNLLSTDARINFNVRGIAKNGLKYGGLIGLNANTSKAKKEPFMYNRDRSNIAEQVMMYLESVYGRVEIGSYNGVSSAMQVDASTFAAATGGINGDSQYYWNRYMISGNVRTARSFLQSPNLPTNDIGTVGISGVNAGKINYYTPAFSGLRVGVSFVPDSRSHGTANNVSGITRTSQGFQNVFESGILYTTEVKNVGVKVALVTELGKNKIELNKSLKAWNIGANISYRGFVFGGSYGDWGRYNVVKADAQQFGQSTYWSAGVGCAQGPFRASLTHMQSKIGVSVAGQRDTNQLRNTVLGIDYKMSPGLLPYVEFASFKMNDKSAEGQEKDGSNNGRVLLTGIRLIF; the protein is encoded by the coding sequence ATGGCAGCTGTTCTAATTGGAACATTTTGTACAAGCGCTGATGCCAAAGTTAAGGTCAAAGTTAGTGGGAGTATTGACTCTCAATGGTCGAGCATCCAACAAGCAGAGCCTTTTAAGTACAAAAATCCAAGTGATACAACTAAAGACAAGTTGTCCAGTAACCTTCTTTCAACTGATGCACGTATCAATTTCAATGTGCGTGGCATTGCAAAAAACGGATTGAAATATGGTGGATTAATTGGTCTTAATGCGAATACATCTAAAGCCAAAAAGGAACCATTTATGTATAATAGAGACAGAAGTAATATTGCTGAGCAAGTGATGATGTACCTGGAAAGTGTGTATGGTCGTGTTGAAATTGGTTCTTACAACGGCGTATCCAGCGCAATGCAGGTTGATGCTTCAACATTTGCAGCAGCAACTGGCGGTATAAACGGAGACTCTCAGTATTATTGGAATAGATATATGATTTCAGGAAATGTTAGAACCGCTCGATCTTTTTTACAAAGCCCTAATCTACCTACTAATGACATTGGCACAGTTGGTATCAGTGGTGTGAACGCTGGCAAAATTAACTATTACACGCCGGCTTTCTCAGGTTTAAGAGTGGGCGTTTCGTTTGTTCCAGATTCAAGAAGTCACGGGACAGCCAACAATGTTAGTGGTATAACCAGAACAAGCCAAGGATTCCAAAATGTTTTTGAATCAGGCATATTATACACCACTGAAGTGAAAAATGTTGGAGTTAAAGTTGCTTTAGTTACGGAGCTGGGCAAGAATAAAATTGAACTAAACAAAAGCTTAAAAGCTTGGAATATTGGTGCTAATATCAGTTATCGAGGTTTTGTGTTTGGTGGTTCTTACGGTGATTGGGGAAGGTATAATGTCGTGAAGGCTGATGCTCAACAGTTTGGTCAATCAACTTATTGGAGCGCGGGGGTTGGCTGCGCACAAGGTCCGTTTAGAGCAAGTTTGACACATATGCAGAGTAAAATAGGGGTATCTGTAGCGGGGCAGAGAGATACTAATCAGCTTCGAAATACAGTATTGGGAATTGATTATAAAATGTCTCCAGGCTTATTACCTTATGTTGAGTTTGCATCATTTAAAATGAACGACAAGTCAGCTGAAGGACAAGAAAAAGATGGAAGCAATAATGGACGTGTGTTGCTGACAGGTATTAGACTAATTTTCTAA
- a CDS encoding IS1 family transposase, whose translation MQKNKLWIWKAYSRELKRVVAWVVGKRNVTTFRKLWKIISRDNCSYYTDDWSVYSEVIPRHQHVVGKQHTLSIESNNSNTRHRIARMTRKTKVVSKSEEVVDLTIKLWLHFEDNNNFLSEQGNFISIFG comes from the coding sequence ATTCAAAAAAACAAATTATGGATATGGAAAGCCTATAGTAGGGAGCTCAAGAGAGTTGTTGCCTGGGTGGTTGGTAAGCGTAACGTTACAACCTTTAGAAAATTGTGGAAAATCATAAGTAGAGATAATTGCAGTTATTACACAGACGATTGGTCTGTTTATTCAGAGGTTATACCTCGCCATCAACATGTTGTTGGCAAACAACATACACTCTCAATTGAGTCTAATAACTCAAACACAAGGCACAGAATTGCAAGAATGACCAGAAAAACAAAGGTAGTTTCAAAATCTGAAGAAGTTGTCGATCTTACGATTAAGCTCTGGCTACATTTTGAGGATAACAATAATTTCCTAAGTGAGCAGGGCAATTTTATATCTATCTTTGGCTAA
- a CDS encoding IS1 family transposase: protein MWKAYSRELKRVVAWVVGKRNVTTFRKLWKIISRDNCTYYTDDWSVYSEVIPRHQHVVGKQHTLSIESNNSNTRHRIARMTRKTKVVSKSEEVVDLTIKLWVHFEDNNNFLSEQGNFISIFG, encoded by the coding sequence ATATGGAAAGCCTATAGTAGGGAGCTCAAGAGAGTTGTTGCCTGGGTGGTTGGTAAGCGTAACGTTACAACCTTTAGAAAATTGTGGAAAATCATAAGTAGAGATAATTGCACTTATTACACAGACGATTGGTCTGTTTATTCAGAGGTTATACCTCGCCATCAACATGTTGTTGGCAAACAACATACACTCTCAATTGAGTCCAATAACTCAAACACAAGGCACAGAATTGCAAGAATGACCAGAAAAACAAAGGTAGTTTCAAAATCTGAAGAAGTTGTCGATCTTACGATTAAGCTCTGGGTACATTTTGAGGATAACAATAATTTCCTAAGTGAGCAGGGCAATTTTATATCTATCTTTGGCTAA
- the ftsA gene encoding cell division protein FtsA, with amino-acid sequence MIKGRNLISVLDIGSTKITCFIAKRSLSHGYDILGTAQTASQGVKAGMIIDLEAAKDAIIKTVELAEDMAAENIKDVYVSLNSSFLISERNSADLILANQEINVKDLNKLLFKILEKYDRQEIEVVHTLPYEYILDGNRGITQPLGLCGNKLTGFFHVISVPSNYVINIAKCLEKCTLNIEGYISSGYASGSACLKDDEKEFGSALIEIGGGSSTISVFFNDNIVFTDGIPYGGIHITKDIAKVLNLDIKNAEKIKNLYGSVMPNDANTDEVIRIDRSAEQEEELLINQSELNAIIKARMYEISTLLQSKLQDHDMSELVNKIIVTGGCSQLYGIKEFIGEIFKVKVRIGAPAEQIGVSNEYFKANFSVPMGMLRCISESNKYDRRNLLEDKKSLLKIVWEWLKENF; translated from the coding sequence ATGATCAAAGGAAGAAATTTAATTTCAGTTCTTGATATAGGAAGTACTAAGATTACGTGCTTTATAGCAAAGAGAAGCCTTTCTCATGGATATGACATCTTAGGCACTGCTCAAACTGCTTCTCAAGGCGTGAAAGCTGGGATGATCATTGATCTTGAGGCTGCTAAAGACGCGATTATCAAAACTGTTGAATTGGCTGAGGACATGGCAGCTGAAAACATAAAAGATGTGTATGTAAGTTTGAATTCATCTTTTTTGATTTCGGAAAGAAACTCTGCAGATTTGATACTTGCAAATCAGGAGATCAATGTAAAGGACCTCAACAAGTTACTGTTTAAAATACTAGAAAAGTACGATAGGCAAGAAATAGAAGTCGTACATACACTTCCGTATGAATATATTTTAGATGGCAACAGAGGTATTACCCAACCACTTGGCTTATGTGGCAATAAGTTAACTGGATTTTTTCACGTAATTTCAGTTCCAAGCAATTATGTTATCAACATAGCTAAATGCTTGGAGAAATGCACACTGAATATAGAGGGATATATAAGTAGTGGGTATGCCTCAGGGTCAGCGTGTTTGAAAGATGATGAAAAGGAGTTTGGCTCTGCGTTGATCGAGATAGGTGGGGGCTCAAGTACAATATCAGTATTCTTTAATGATAACATCGTTTTTACTGATGGAATTCCGTATGGGGGGATACACATAACTAAAGATATAGCTAAAGTTTTGAACTTAGATATAAAAAATGCAGAAAAAATAAAGAATCTTTACGGTTCTGTAATGCCGAATGACGCCAATACAGATGAAGTTATAAGAATAGACAGAAGTGCTGAGCAAGAGGAAGAATTATTGATTAATCAATCGGAGTTAAACGCCATAATTAAAGCCAGAATGTATGAGATCAGCACTTTGCTACAGAGTAAATTGCAGGATCATGATATGAGTGAACTCGTAAATAAAATTATTGTTACAGGCGGGTGCAGCCAACTTTATGGCATAAAGGAATTTATAGGAGAGATTTTTAAAGTAAAAGTCAGAATTGGTGCACCGGCGGAACAAATAGGGGTTAGCAATGAATATTTCAAGGCTAATTTTAGCGTTCCTATGGGGATGCTGAGGTGCATCAGTGAATCCAACAAATATGATAGGAGAAACTTATTGGAAGATAAGAAAAGTCTGTTAAAAATCGTTTGGGAATGGCTGAAAGAAAATTTTTAG
- a CDS encoding IS1 family transposase — translation MWKAYSRELKRVVAWVVGKRNVTTFRKLWKIISRDNCSYYTDDWSVYSEVIPRHQHVVGKQHTLSIESNNSNTRHRIARMTRKTKVVSKSEEVVDLTIKLWVHFEDNNNFLSEQGNFISIFG, via the coding sequence ATATGGAAAGCCTATAGTAGGGAGCTCAAGAGAGTTGTTGCCTGGGTGGTTGGTAAGCGTAACGTTACAACCTTTAGAAAATTGTGGAAAATCATAAGTAGAGATAATTGCAGTTATTACACAGACGATTGGTCTGTTTATTCAGAGGTTATACCTCGCCATCAACATGTTGTTGGCAAACAACATACACTCTCAATTGAGTCCAATAACTCAAACACAAGGCACAGAATTGCAAGAATGACCAGAAAAACAAAGGTAGTTTCAAAATCTGAAGAAGTTGTCGATCTTACGATTAAGCTCTGGGTACATTTTGAGGATAACAATAATTTCCTAAGTGAGCAGGGCAATTTTATATCTATCTTTGGCTAA